A single window of Candidatus Binatus sp. DNA harbors:
- a CDS encoding DUF1329 domain-containing protein codes for MAKHVLGKILLGVGTLMFLCLIVASANAAVKPGDVVTPANAAQVKDLVSPGVFYAVTHGMHMDIVPSERIDWPPPYREATEKYSTQVRLTNDHRSLLGYVAGQPFPLIDPNDPYVGAKIMWNNVFRPIHSDDYDLRFYDCQSEYVRPGQDQNVIEDLEIGHYAGYNLFGRTEVEPLPVDPDFKQSGRMWLFALYPVLSPADQRGVGIVRYRYVDPNRGDDTWDWQPGTRRVRRLNEAINSSATGAQSFDPDHYAGFNPKTEQYNYKFLGERQMLASVHAEHSPEDTCPYDGGATACPEAWELRHVYIVEAMPRRDVNNPGALDKLTNVYVDAELGFNPYIDTYDQKGHLWRAHIYWLAYRDRPVPDARVAIYPFKREFIVGAASIDTQANYSSMCYLPGQHTPERECWYVNMGAVDKDFCSVKAMVAAAP; via the coding sequence ATGGCCAAGCATGTTTTGGGGAAGATATTGCTGGGCGTGGGGACGTTAATGTTCTTATGCCTCATCGTGGCTTCAGCAAACGCCGCAGTGAAGCCAGGTGATGTCGTAACACCCGCAAACGCGGCACAGGTCAAAGACCTGGTTTCGCCCGGGGTGTTTTACGCAGTGACTCATGGAATGCACATGGATATCGTGCCCTCTGAGCGGATCGACTGGCCGCCGCCTTACAGGGAGGCGACAGAAAAGTATTCCACGCAGGTCCGGCTCACTAACGATCATCGCAGCCTGCTCGGCTACGTCGCCGGGCAGCCGTTTCCGCTGATCGATCCGAACGACCCCTATGTGGGGGCGAAAATTATGTGGAACAACGTGTTCCGGCCCATCCACAGCGATGACTACGACCTGCGCTTCTACGATTGCCAGAGCGAGTACGTTCGTCCGGGCCAGGACCAGAACGTGATCGAGGACCTGGAGATCGGTCACTACGCCGGGTACAACCTGTTCGGACGGACCGAAGTCGAGCCGCTGCCGGTCGATCCGGACTTCAAGCAGTCGGGGCGCATGTGGCTGTTCGCTCTGTACCCCGTGCTTTCGCCGGCGGACCAGCGCGGAGTCGGAATAGTCCGCTATCGCTACGTAGATCCGAACCGCGGCGACGACACTTGGGATTGGCAGCCCGGCACCCGTCGTGTGCGGCGCCTGAACGAGGCGATAAACAGTAGCGCGACCGGAGCGCAGAGTTTCGACCCCGACCACTATGCAGGCTTCAACCCCAAGACCGAGCAGTACAATTACAAGTTCCTGGGTGAGAGGCAGATGCTCGCGAGCGTGCATGCGGAGCATTCGCCCGAAGATACTTGCCCCTACGATGGCGGTGCGACCGCATGCCCCGAGGCTTGGGAGCTGCGCCACGTATACATCGTCGAGGCGATGCCCCGGCGCGATGTGAACAATCCGGGTGCGCTCGACAAGTTGACCAACGTCTATGTGGACGCTGAATTAGGGTTCAACCCGTACATCGACACCTACGACCAGAAGGGTCATTTGTGGCGCGCGCACATTTACTGGCTGGCCTATCGTGACCGTCCGGTGCCGGATGCCCGCGTCGCGATCTACCCGTTCAAGCGGGAGTTCATAGTCGGTGCGGCTTCGATCGACACGCAGGCTAACTACTCGTCAATGTGTTATCTGCCCGGCCAGCACACGCCCGAGCGCGAATGCTGGTACGTCAATATGGGGGCGGTCGATAAAGATTTCTGCTCGGTGAAGGCGATGGTGGCCGCGGCTCCGTAA
- a CDS encoding ABC transporter permease, with amino-acid sequence APATEAAAPAASSLDEVWTFGSMAVVAAGRAIKRNKLRAALTMLGIFIGVAAVITMVAVGDGARSSVEAQINSLGTNLLIVVPGATTANGVRAGLGSNSTLTVADAQALARGGGPVALVTYMDRQVAQVVWGNRNWSTNIQGTTPSYFAVRDWPPSIGRIFTDAEEKAGAPVCLLGQTVVNNLFGEGQNPVGATIRVKNSPMRVIGVLSVKGQSSYGQDQDDVVIVPFNTAERKVLGVSAPSAAASPASVATASASNPYASVPTTNSVYSSTTGSTSALGSALKITGVVNVMFIKASGSDQMDNAVAQITRTLHERHHIQPKQDDDFTVRDLSEIAAASESATQVMTMLLLAVASISLLVGGIGIMNIMLVSVTERTREIGIRMAIGARRIHIMLQFLVEAMLLSLMGGFAGIILGILVSKLISALAQWPTLVSPVAVAGGFVFSAAVGVFFGYYPARKASLLHPIDALRYE; translated from the coding sequence CGGCGCCGGCCACGGAGGCGGCGGCGCCGGCGGCGTCGAGCCTCGACGAGGTGTGGACGTTTGGCAGCATGGCGGTGGTGGCGGCGGGGCGCGCGATCAAGCGCAACAAGCTGCGCGCGGCGCTCACGATGCTGGGCATTTTCATCGGCGTCGCGGCGGTGATCACGATGGTGGCGGTGGGCGACGGGGCGCGATCGTCAGTCGAGGCGCAAATCAACAGCCTCGGCACCAACCTGCTGATAGTGGTGCCGGGCGCGACCACCGCCAACGGCGTGCGCGCAGGGCTGGGCAGCAATTCCACGCTTACGGTCGCCGATGCGCAGGCGCTTGCGCGTGGCGGAGGCCCGGTCGCACTGGTGACGTACATGGATCGGCAGGTGGCGCAGGTGGTCTGGGGAAATCGCAACTGGAGCACCAACATCCAGGGGACGACGCCGAGTTACTTTGCGGTCCGGGACTGGCCGCCATCGATCGGACGCATCTTCACCGACGCGGAGGAAAAGGCGGGCGCGCCAGTATGCCTGCTCGGACAGACGGTGGTGAACAATCTGTTCGGCGAGGGACAGAATCCGGTCGGCGCGACGATCCGGGTGAAAAACTCCCCGATGAGAGTAATCGGCGTGCTCAGCGTCAAGGGGCAGTCGAGTTACGGGCAGGACCAGGACGACGTGGTAATCGTGCCGTTCAACACCGCGGAGCGCAAAGTGCTGGGCGTGTCGGCGCCGTCGGCGGCAGCCTCGCCCGCGTCGGTAGCCACGGCGAGCGCGAGCAACCCTTACGCGTCGGTACCGACGACCAATTCGGTTTACAGCTCGACCACCGGATCGACCAGCGCGCTCGGCAGCGCGCTGAAAATCACCGGCGTCGTCAACGTGATGTTTATCAAGGCGAGCGGTTCCGACCAGATGGACAACGCGGTTGCGCAAATCACGCGCACGTTGCACGAGCGCCATCACATCCAGCCGAAACAGGACGACGACTTCACGGTGCGCGATCTAAGCGAAATAGCGGCGGCGTCCGAGAGCGCCACGCAGGTGATGACGATGCTGCTTTTGGCAGTGGCGTCGATTTCGCTGCTGGTGGGCGGAATCGGAATCATGAACATCATGCTGGTGTCGGTGACGGAGCGCACCCGCGAGATAGGAATTCGCATGGCGATCGGCGCGCGCCGCATCCACATCATGCTGCAGTTCCTGGTGGAGGCGATGCTGCTGTCGTTGATGGGCGGGTTCGCGGGGATAATCCTGGGCATACTCGTGTCCAAGCTGATTTCAGCGCTGGCGCAATGGCCAACGCTGGTCTCGCCGGTAGCGGTGGCGGGCGGCTTCGTCTTTTCGGCGGCGGTAGGAGTTTTCTTTGGCTATTACCCGGCACGCAAAGCCAGCCTGCTACACCCAATCGACGCTCTGCGCTATGAATAG